In Carya illinoinensis cultivar Pawnee chromosome 10, C.illinoinensisPawnee_v1, whole genome shotgun sequence, one DNA window encodes the following:
- the LOC122278451 gene encoding uncharacterized mitochondrial protein AtMg00310-like: MVFSKNVHEDVKVNIMAMWGGSNTQQFEKYLGLPPMVGRSKQRVFADIKQKLWQKIQMWKGNLLSQGGKEILLKAVAMSIPTYAMSYFLLPKTLCHEMEMMMARFWWGNQAQERKIHWVGWQKLSVYKFRGGLGFKNLYDFNISLLAKQVWRLLTNCDSLLYKIFKARYFPKSSLFEAKIGFNSSYLWKGIHSALPLLKAGCVRRVGNGVETNLFKDHWIPGIQPSVLLGEMVGHPQENLQV, translated from the coding sequence ATGGTCTTTAGTAAAAATGTTCATGAGGATGTGAAAGTAAACATTATGGCAATGTGGGGTGGGAGTAATACTCAGcaatttgagaaatatttgggcTTGCCTCCCATGGTAGGGAGATCAAAACAAAGAGTCTTTGCTGATATTAAGCAAAAACTGTGGCAGAAAATTCAGATGTGGAAAGGAAATTTGCTATCTCAAGGGGGTAAAGAGATCCTATTAAAAGCAGTAGCTATGTCCATCCCGACATATGCTATGAGTTACTTTTTACTCCCTAAAACCTTATGTCATGAGATGGAAATGATGATGGCCAGATTTTGGTGGGGTAATCAAGCTCAAGAGAGGAAAATTCATTGGGTAGGGTGGCAGAAATTGAGTGTATACAAATTTAGAGGAGGTCTGGGTTTCAAAAACTTATATGACTTCAATATATCCCTCTTAGCTAAACAGGTGTGGAGGCTTCTTACTAACTGTGATTCACTTCTCTACAAGATCTTCAAAGCAAGGTATTTTCCAAAGAGCTCTTTGTTTGAAGCTAAGATTGGTTTTAACTCATCATACTTGTGGAAAGGCATTCATAGTGCCTTGCCTCTTTTGAAAGCTGGATGTGTAAGGAGAGTGGGGAATGGGGTGgaaacaaatttatttaaagacCATTGGATTCCTGGTATTCAACCATCAGTCTTGCTAGGTGAAATGGTAGGTCATCCACAGGAGAATCTACAAGTGTAG